A segment of the Lolium perenne isolate Kyuss_39 chromosome 3, Kyuss_2.0, whole genome shotgun sequence genome:
TAGAAGTTTGTGGCATGCCAGTTCATGTTCCCCCATGGCACGATCTGCAGCACGACGGCGTTGGTGGGCATGAAGATCTGGTTAGTGAGGCCAGCACCGTGGACCGCCAGGAGCACGTCCGCCGAGTTCACGAGTGCGGCGAACGCCGGCACGTCCGCACCGGCCTCGGCCACCGTCACGTTGAACCCAAGGGCCGTCGCGGCCGCGGCAACCTCGTCCAGGTTGAGCAGCTTGCGCGTGCCGCTGCCGGAGATGATGAGCATCTGCGGCCGCATCCCGGGCTCCTCCACAATAAAGTCGTCATCCTCTACATGGTATCGTTGTCTAGGACATCCGTCTTCGTTTATTGTTCAACAAGTTTTTAGGAGAAACTAGgacatttgcccgtgcgttgcatcgggacaAAAAATTATTTTATAATAAAACTTACAATTAATTAATATAAGGTAAATCTGCGGCATGTCGCAAAAAGTCACTTTATGTGCTCTTTGATGTTGCATGAGGCCACCATAACAGATAATCGATACAGAAATACACATGTACAGTGTTGATATTGTTGTGAATAAAAGATAGAGATCAGATCAAGACGATCACGGCTTCATCATGAATTTTACTGAGAATTGGCAGAGGCACACCTCTTACACACTTGCGTCAGCAATGATGAGATTGATTCACTAATTTAAAGGGGGGAAATATGCTAATGCAGCGTGGTTGTAACTTGCAACCTGAAGAGATTAAAAGTTGACGATTGTCACTGCCGCGTCTCCTATCTTTTTTTGCTGACCCTTTATAAAGACCGGATTTGCTAATCCTCAGGCGACTGAGATTAATTTATGTCTCAGTCGATGTACGTACAGGCTCGGGTAGAGGAAAAAACATGTGTGGAAGATGTCGTTCGAACTCTCAACGTTCGGATAGCTTCGCACCATTAATTACCGCTGGGATATATTATTAGTTGTATAGATTCCACCGTCTCTCTACATATATTACGCGCACATTACACGTCATCATGTTTAGTTATCAACTTGAAAAAACTTTGTTGCAAATGGCCGAACTAGTATCTTTTATCATTTGtcattttattttttcttttgtgaTCTATTCTTGTCTTTAtgtatgttatttatcttatctccccttttactttattttcttaatatgtcttaTTAAATGTATGTATTTAACGGGTTTTACGTTACTTTAACCGGTTTAGATACGAGTGGCACTTTTTGAAAAACAAAGATTCAACTTGCAATAGGTTAGAAATGTGCAGCCCAAACTAGTTTTTGGTATGAGTTACACTATTCTCAAGAAATGTGCAACTCAAACCGGTTTTAATATGAGTTGCACATTTTTTTTTTAGAAATATGCAACTTAAACAGGTTTTCACTATGAGATGCACATTTCTAAAAAAATCACAATCAATTTGCGGAGTGAGTTGCACGTTTCTTGAGAAATGTGTAACTCAAACTGGCTTTTAGTACGAGTTGCACTTTTTTCGAGAAATGTGCAACTCAAATAGGTTTTCAgtatgagttgcacttttctggaaAAATGTACAACTCAAAGAGGTTTTCGGTGCAAGTTGCATTTTTTTCAAGAAATGTGCAACTCAATGCGGTTTTCTGTAtaagttgcacttttctttaaaAATGTGCAACGCAAATAGATTTTCGGTGTGAGctgtgagttgcacttttcttgagAAATGTGCAACTCAAACTGGTTTCGGTGCGAGTTGTAgtatgagttgcacttttctaaaAAAATGTGCACCTCAAACCGGTTTTCTGTACAAGTTGCACTTTTTTTGAATATATGCAAATCAAACCGGTTTTTCGATACGAGATGCACATTTTCTCAAGAAATGTGCAACTCAAACCGATTTTCAGTACAAGTTGCACTTTTTTAGAAATATGCAGCTATTTGATGAAAAAGTGCAAACACTATCCTATTTGTAATTTTTTCAGGTTTTTTTAATTATTTATAGGTTGCACTATTTTATCACACCATAGTTACATTTAAAAAAAATTGTGCAACTATATCATCAAAATATTTTTTGGGTTTTCGATCTAGGAGTTGCATATTTTTCCAAGTTTCCTCTGTTTCAAAGAGACACGTACCTACAATAATTTTCAAGTTGTCCGCTTAATTGGGATTAACACAGGCTGATTAGTTTTGTATGGGCCGTTCTGACCGGAGACATGCAACACACAATAGAAAAAAGCCCACAGACAAAAGCGAGAACGGTCAGCTAAGGTGCTAGAAGAAACAAGAGATGAACTCTACTATGGATAGCCTATTCGTCTCGTCGAGTGCGACCTGCCGatttctcagtcgactgagacCCAGCCACTCCCTATAAAGACTGGCTTGCTTCTTTTGCAAAATTCAAGCTGCAAACGCCGCTCCTCGGTCGAAGCCGATGACCACACCTTGGTGCTCCTTTACACAATAATGATAGTCGGTTGACCGTACTGGCAGCAGCAAAAAGTAGCAGAAATAGTAATAATGATTAGTAGCAATGCACCGTTAATCTTCTGACTCCTTATCTGTTAATTATGAATACCAATGAATCTCATTCCGGCTCTCTCTTCTGTCTCAAATCAGGTGAGCCAAGCCACTGTCTATGACATCTCCCTACTTGAGTAGCAGTAATTTATCtcttccctgaccaaaacgcaccAAGAGCTCAGCCCCTCCTAGCCCAAATTGCAATAGTAGCAGGTACGTGACACACTACTGAATGACATAGTGGTATGCATCTGCTGCTAGTCAAAAGAAGCTACAGAGCATCAAACAACAGGGGTGCACCACTGATCTAGAAGAGATATAAGCAACAAGTTATCAATACCAAAGCATCGAGCTTTGCGGCAATATTAGTGACTCGATCCGCGGAAATCTGATAGTATATAAAGAAGACCTTTACATGTGCGTCCTGGCCAGAAAGATCAATGCAAATTGGTTGGACTGCTGATGCCGGGATCAAAGCAGCCATCATCGTCTGCCTTCAAACCGCCGATGTCGGCAAAGCAGTGACCTAGCGCCTCAGCACCTAGCCATGTCTAGCGCTGGAGCTCCCCCTCTCGTGGCCGCCCTTCTCACATGGGCACAGAACAGCACCCGACGATCGCCCTACCAGATTCTCCTGCGGAAACGGCGGACACGGCGCGCCATCGTGATCACGGCCGCCGCGCGCAGCCGCTAGCGGCCTCCTCTGACGAGACCGGATCCATCCCGACGCCCGCCACCTCCCTAGACTTCGGCGCCACGGGCCCTGCTCCGCATCAATCCCGACGCCTGCCACCTGCCTTGACTCCCCATGGTACTTCCGATCTGGGATTTGGATGGACTTCCATCAGTTGTTGCCACGTACGATGAGAGCTCGGCGGCGTAGAAGTCTTCATTGTCGGTACTGTTATGATATGATAGGATTTCCATCTGATTTTGAGAGGTGGTGGCCGTTCGTACCTTTGGTGGGAGGGTACTTTGGTCCAAAAAAGTATTGGACGACGGAAACAATCCTCTCTTTATTATGTATAGATAAAATAGCTTACACCCCAGAGATTACCCCAGTAGATCTACTGTTCCATTAGAACAAGTTTTCTCTAATGTATGGGGCCCTGCTCCTCTCTCTGTTGGGAAACATACCTATTATGTAAGCTTTATCGATGATTTTAGCAAATTTACTTGGATATATTTGCTTAAAAAAAGTTCTGATGTTCATCAAGCTTTTCTTTAATTTCAGAAATACGTTGAGCGAAAATTTGATAGAAAAATCATTACTATGCAATCTGATTGGGGGGGGGGGAGAGAGAATGTGAAAAACGTAACACCTTCTTTAAGCAAGTTGGTATCTTTCATCATGTTTCATGTCCTCATGCCCATCAATAAAATGACTCAGCTGAAAGAAAACACCGCCACGTAGTTGAAGTTGGTCTTGCATTACTTGCCAATGCAACCATGCCATTAAAATACTGGGATGAAGCTTTTCTCACAGCCACATTTCTTATTAATCTTCTTCCTAGTAAAGTCATTGATTCTGATACTCCTGTTGAAAGGCTTCTTCATGTTACTTCCAACTATGATGCTTTTCGAATGGTTGGTTGTGCATGTTGGCCAAATCTTAGACCAAACAACACACGCAAACTTGCTTTTCGTTCAAAGCGATGTGTCTTTCTTGGTTATAGTCATCTTCACATAGGTGTAAAATGTCTTGACATATCTGCATGCCGTGTCTACATCTCCCGCGATGTTGTCTTTGATGAAAATGTGTTTCCTTTTGCTTCCCTACATCCTAATGCCGGTGCACTCCTTCGAAAGGAAATTCTTCTTCCTTCTAACTCATATGTTTTATCTGAGGGTGTGCCACAAACTAATGATCATGTGTTTTCTATTGTGCCTGTTACTGATGCCTTACATGCAGATGAAGAAACTGAAAAAAAAATCGAGTGAAAACAGTGAAGAATTGGCTTCAAATGAGCAAGATTCAAATTCTGGAGAAAAAGACGAAGTGGGCACACACTCTCATGAGGATCTACCTCGGACCTCGTTTGCTGTGCAGGTTGATCCCGAGGAGGATCTTCTCGCGGCTCCCAACGCCCCGCTGCCCACTCCGGTGCGTTCCCGCGTGTTGCGTGTGTACACACGTCGGCCTCGGTCTCCGTCGCGGGACCTGCCACCAGCCCACGACCGCACCAGCACGCCTCCGACAGGCCAGGTGGGCAGCAGCAGCGC
Coding sequences within it:
- the LOC139837651 gene encoding beta-1,2-xylosyltransferease XAX1-like, with the protein product MRPQMLIISGSGTRKLLNLDEVAAAATALGFNVTVAEAGADVPAFAALVNSADVLLAVHGAGLTNQIFMPTNAVVLQIVPWGNMNWHATNFYGQPARDMQLRYLEYFVDEEETSLKDKYPRDHVVFKDPKALHTQGWQVLAETIMKQDVKVNLTRFQLFLLQTIDKLQE